AGACTggcttgttctggaagaagatgccttcagagacatacctcatgaaggacaaAGCCAGAGCCTCTgggttcaaggcccagaaggatagggttatcctcataatgtgtgggaatgcagctgccttcatgctgaaaccaggcctcatttacaaggttGCAAACCCAAGGGCCCTCAAGAATATGAACAAGGGCTTGCTGGctgtgttttggatgcacaacaccaaggcctggatcaccaaagtccttacagataactggttcattcagagcttcacCCATCAAATTAGGCAATACCTCAACAACTTGTGCATAgagttcaaggtgttgttgattatggataatgctggtggccaccctgtggatctttattacgatggagtccagcttgagttcctccctgtcaacaccacctctctccttcAGTCTATGGACCAGGGTGTGAtctgtgccttcaaggcactctacacaAGGAACTCCCTCAAgtaccttgtgaatgcaatggacgcTGACAGTGAGTTTATGTTGAAGGAGTATTGGTATAAATTCACAGttgccacatgtctgaccgtCATCAACTGATCACTGAAGATCATGAAGAAGAAGACCCTGAATGCCTGCTGGAATAAGTTGTGGGCAGAGTCTGTGCATGATTttaagggcttctctcctgaagaaattcaacattcagccaTTGATAAGGCAGTCCAGTTGAGAAGGATGCTTGGTGCAGAAGGCTTCGATGACATCGCCAAGGATGAAATAGGCCCCCTCACTGATGCTCACTCTGGGGCCCCCCATgacagaccaggatttggaagcGCTGATGAAGTCTGCCAGAGAGGAAGACATGCCAGGTTCAAGGGATGAGCAGGAGGATCagggcctgtctttggaacaTCTGTCCCGACTTATGAGGATGACCAAGGAACTGAAGGCGGCGGCTTTGGCGTGGGATCCTTGTATGGAACGCTCCAGAAAGTGTTCAATACCCTTAATGCAGCAATGGCGCCCTATAATAATGCCTTTgtcagcatgaagaagcagcgacagcagctgcctaccACCATGTTTCTTGAACCCATGAAGagggaccctccaaagcctcctgaaacccctgaagaagtgcctgagAAAATGCTTCCCAAAGCCCATGAAGAAGTGCCTCAAGAAGCGccggaagaaggggaagaggtgccCCCAGatgagatgtaactcctctgctttacTGCGTAGTCATATCTTTGTTGtcattcattggactgcacagctaattcatcattgTCATCTTTAAtgaacattcatcactggtgagtagcCATatcatttaatcttattattattactattattattattattatataaatattacagccacagtattattattattatcattattattattttgtcttattatttaatcaaattattatctaatcttattaatcttaatattaatatttgaaaattagtacttattattatcattacaggtacagtatcattattattattacttaatcttaaccttaatactgatatttgaaaattagtactaaaaataatttttttatcataaaaaatatatatttagtcaaaaaatatgaaaatacattaagtaGTGAATATTGCTTTATGAAAGAATCTGCGgataggcaaattttccacaaataatttggagataggttccacagaaaaatctacACATCGGTGAAGCCGCAAATGCTGAACTGCAAACAGGCGGGGGTCGACCGTATTGATATTTATTCTATGTCATAATTTTCAACTAAATCATCtaatatgtatttcatatttatttgatgCTAATGCACTATATCCAACATTCTCCATGTCAGTTTTGACACTCTCTGTTCAGTCTCTCTTTGATAAAATGTGTATACATTTAATACTAAATTAACTGTGTGTATTTGAACAGTCTGAcattttatgtttgatgactttATGAATAAAGAGTTCTTTGCGGGGGTATATGAATCCTCTAGCTCTTAATTCTTGTTTAGCTTCTCTAATAGACACCCCAGTTCTGTTTACGAATAATTTCAATTTTGTATTGTACAGATAAAATGGGCATTCATTTACTTTTGGAGTGATGACTTTGGCCccaaatttttacattttggtgTTCCACAGTTCCATGTTGGATGTTCTGTAGtgccacaataagcacatacctCAGTGTTACAACAACAGTTGTGTGGCTAAACTTACATTTCCTGCACTGTAATAGTTTTGGAACATAGGCAGTTATTTCACATCTTTGACCttcaattttaatatcttttggtaaatcttgaccttcaaatttaaTTTGTGCTACTCTCAACTTCTTGTTAGGGTTCTTCCTATTTGGAACTTGAAATACTTCAACATCTACATTTGGGTATCTTTTCTTTAAGGAGTCTAACAAAATTCTTCTGTCAGGAAGACCATCATCATCTAGGTAGGGAGGTATGTGGCCAAAGTGAACAAGTCCAGGattttgtttacagtatatattcttttttgcttttttgttggaTTACTTTGGTAGCACTGTCGACATGTTCAAGGTTCAAATGTTCCGATTTATTTGATGGAATGTAAGGTTCGAGTGTAGTCACTATACTAGAACCGTCCTTTGCCATGCCAGAAGTTGTAGGAAGGTTAGGGTTAGTATTCATGGAATGAATAACATCAATTTCATCCAGGATGAGGGCTCTCTCAGCAGGGAGGCACAACAGGGGGAGGAGCAACACTGTTACTCACAGTAGTAAGTGCCCTGGAATCCTCATCTGGATAATACACAATACCCTCGGTGCCTTAGGGGTCATCAGTCCGTCGAGATTggacccagcactgagggcatgGTTTAACATCAAAATTTATGCTCACTCGACCACTTTGGGTACTCTAATTCTACAGGTATAGTGGCATGCTATCCAACtatccaactccaccctccttcAAAGTTACAAGGACAGTGATTTCCATAATTCAATACCATgtaaaggtcatcaacaaaatgggaagaaagaaagaggaaaatgtacAGAAGGGGTAAAAGAGTTATtggttgaatccacagcagagaaaGTGTGCATAAAATAGCATTCACACCCTGCAGTGTATCCTAAGGCCCACCTAGTCAAGGGGTTGGGATGAGGGGGATATTTGCTacaaaaccccccaaaaatcgCCACCCGTAGAAAGGTAGTGCCATAcctgcatctcacgtggtgcactgtaggcattatttaaggttctttacagcattccttcagctcctagctgcaacccctttgatcCCTTtaactgcacctcctttcatgttctctttcttccatcttactttccactccctcttaacaattgtttcatagtgcaactgtggggttttcctcctgttccaccttttaaACCATCTTACTTTCAATTCCCTTTTCAAAGCCGaataacttcataggtcccagcgcttggccattggcctaaatttcatactcCTGATAAAGTCAGCAAAGTTGAGTAAGAAATGAGAGCATTATAAGCATTTAAATATGCAACACTGATAAGCAATCACAGGTCAGGTCATGCAGTCACACCAGCTTCTAGAAAAGGAAATTTCAGTGCATGCACAGGTCACAAGCTCCACCCATCCCATGCTATGAGGAGGAGCAGTATCTAGTGATGACATACTGCAACCTCTTTGTTGTGACGTGCACAagcttttctgatttttaatgaatttcttaaaaaatgaTCTTCTGACAGGCATGCTATTCATTTGCACATCAGAGCAAGGCAGCTCAGACGTGCATATGCGTGGTTGGTTAACTCTCTTGTCAGTAAAGTTTAAATGTCTGTTCTAGCTTGAGTTCACAAACTATATTCTATGCAAAGAACTTCAGGtctgtatgttaagaaaaatacaaattactttttataatttgCTATATTACAAACTTGAATGAAACTcatgtttcttattttatcagTGCAACAAATCAGAGGCATCGCACCTTCcacaaaaatacacagaaatatactctgttACCATAATACAGCCTTAGAAGTGGATTAAAATTCACTGGCATTATCACAAATTGTACAGTATGATTTCACACAAAGGATTTTTCTTATGCATGCTGTTTTTCTCCTGGAAATAATGCTGCTCTATCACcccaaatttctttaaaaaaaaatgactgcctAGAATGCTTGGGTGCACAAAACTCACTAATGCTCTAAGCAACTCCTGTGCTAACcatgttttcaaatatataatctGCAGAGCCAATagtgcacatactgtatatataaaataaagcattacAAAAGTCCTCAACAATGTACTTCAACTTGTCAATTAAACATATGTAAAATTTACAGCTTATGAGTAAGGGCCATTTGGCCATcttcagtacagtactgttgGTGTATTAACTTAAATTACGGGATATGAATGAAAcgcttttttataaatttcatagtGCTGTATTCTCAGTCTACATATATAACTACATTTGCTGTATCTAAAATCTAAgtgagttatataaaaaaatcaatatactgctgctgttgttatcGTGGTAAACACTGAAATAACAATATCATAGTTATCGAAATTAAGGTCACAAAGAAGCATAATATTACTGACTGAATAAAGGTGTAAGAGAAACCATATCAATTCTTAAAAAAGGTATGAGAaatttcaaaatgcaaaagataATTAAGGTGCCAGATTCCAAAGGaattttaatatgtatttcataattaatttgcCTATTTTACAAAGTTTAggtcatagaaaaaataaaaccaatatattTTCCTCATACACTTTCCTCAACTTACAGAATATGCAGCTTCAGTTCATCTCCACTTAAAGACAAATTTTCAGGAGACAtttgttaaaaatgaatttaaacatATATTAGCTTATGCATAACCTGTGAAAAAATGAGCACAGAAGAGTACtgtatatcttaaaaaataagagttacagaaaggcataaataaaacagttaatacatatacagtagcacATGCAATTTTCTAACTTGCCTccattttgatatactgtatgtacatctAATTGTCAGAACCAACAtaataaatgtcataaaatcaaaattaaaccaCTTTGTTTGTGATGCAAACCTATTACTTTTTCTGATTCCATCACAACTGATAAAAAAGTGACACACAAAATGAAGCCATTGTCAAGGAGGCACTCTATCCTCTGCCATCTCACATATCTTCTACTCTGATGACAAAAGTCTGAGTCTgtgaaatgacagaaaatttttttgcagTGAACCCATTACTTTTATCAGTGATACAAAGTTTCTTTTAGCAGAGAAATAAACAATCTCTAAACTCTTGAACTACCACTTTCAGCCAACAGGATATTACCTCTAGGAAAGCAATTTACACCTAACTTGTATTCATCTACAATCCCTACTTACATAAGGCCTTGCATAAGCCATGTGGGAGAGAACACTGAAGGACTAACTTCTAATTTTTAGAACTGTCATGACCTGAAGAATGTTGAACAAATTATAGTCATCCACCATGCAGATATGAAGCTAGACTTAGCTGCAAAGTGGCTGACTAGTATCATGCTCCTTGTACGAAAATGAATCCTTAAGATAAAAAGCACTTAATGTTGACTCACATCTTCAGCAGCAACCAGAATTAACTTGAGCAACACATTGCACTACGTAATACTCATATTCTACTTTAAAATTATGCCAGAGTGAGTGAGTATCATGGCTGAAATGTACCTTGCATGAACTGCTGGTGTTGATGGCTTTTATGAAGGACTTTTGAGTTGTTGTAGCATATTTTTAAACTGCCTTTTCTTTTGTTGTGCAATACCCTCTTTGTTTGTGATTACATACACTATTTTTATGCTGTAACACAGCTTCTCAAGTTCTGCTACCCCCAAAAGCACTTTATGCTGATCTTTACTTACATATCCTAGGCTGGGCTATGATTTTCAAACTTAATGTTATCCTTTTGAACTCTTGTTTGCTTTTATCATAAGTTTACACTGTTTATTATGCCTATCATTCTCtcctctgtatatttataatgttaattaAACTGATAAGTAGGAACCGTAATTTGGTTGGATACAGGTTAGGCGTTACCTACACCAATTAACCTAGCTTACCTTTTCTAAGACTAATAATGAAGTTCCACACAGGGTTTGAACAAACTTTTATACATTAAGCTGgtctttataaatatactgtattatattattaaactAAAGCCAGGCCATGGTCTAATATGTGTGAATACCACTTGGACCAAAGTATCAAGGCTACTGAGTTTGCTTTAGTTTCTGAAGTCTAATGAGTACAGAAATGTCATTAGTAAATCTTGgtagaatttttcattaaatacagaaatgtcatAAGTAAATCTTGgtagaatttttcattaaaatgtatttcatttcaacAAACAATATTTGTACTTACCAAGATGAGTGGCAGCTGCACACCCCGATAATCACTTCAAACACAAATATTTCACCATGTATCCGTTACACAAAGATGATTACATAAAATGATACCAAagatggggtaaaaaataaaatagttataaaatGGATACAATTCAACTGAAGAACAGCAGCGACAAATCACAATGAGAACGATGGAAATCACAAAGTCTGATAAACAGCATAACCTTATCATTTAAGTTCACCAACAACCACATCTACCATGCATTATCATTGTGATGGCAGGTGAGGGTGGGGACATTTCATTAAATCTTTAACAACTGATTCACTCGTTACAAATATCCTTGTCTACTATCTTTGATCTTGCAAAATCAcaagaaatataatttgtatcaacaataataacattagCCTAATATTTACTCCTTTGATAGGGAAACTGAAGTTGTATACtgggttaaaaataaaatctttgaaaaaatacaaaaagctcAGGATATCTACAAGAGAAAAAACTGACTTGTACAGAAATAATAAGTGCTACTTACAAATGAACGGACTcgtgaggaaaaacaaaaattgacagtGTGTCCCTTAAACTCAGATAAAAGTCTACACAGGAGATATTGTTAACTGTACTGCAACatattttacgtgtttttttctcataatttgttaaaaataaaatgattcaagTAAATCCTTAATGTTCTCTGAACAATAACAAAGGTAAATTGAATGAAACATCTTAATAACCTTAAAATTCTTGCACATAAGTTGAGGAGACTATGTTCAGTCATCAATGGCATAATTTAAGATTTCTCCTTATTAACCATCATACATTGTCAGTACATGTCTGATGGTTGAAAATTAGTGTATATCCAtaatttcatacatgcatataaaatttcaaatgaagttacagaattacttacaaaatttcataaataatgaacATAGTATAAAGAGCTCTACGATAAAGTCACTAAAAGATGAATGTTAACAATATTACAAAACTTTGGGAAGCCTACGAATTTTTATTCTTACTACAGTAAAGCATCAATGTCAGGCTTGGAGCTATCTAATCTGAGTGATAAGGGCTACATTAAACCAAAGGTACACAAACCATGCCCAGGCAGGAAAGTAATCAAGAATCCACTATCAAGCACCTCCTGAAGATTTTTCTTATTAAGGTAGAGATTTTCTTATTAATCTCTGTTtttcaaatataacaaaaactgaAGTGGACAtgataaaatgacagaaaattcaATGTATCACAAATGCATTTTCATTAATCTTCGGAGGGCAGATGCACATAGCCTCTATTCTCATACTTCCAACCAAGCTTTCCATGGCATTTTACTAAAG
This genomic stretch from Macrobrachium rosenbergii isolate ZJJX-2024 chromosome 6, ASM4041242v1, whole genome shotgun sequence harbors:
- the LOC136839686 gene encoding tigger transposable element-derived protein 1-like, which gives rise to MESGDTQEADFVGFDEATKEEEKEPQAGPSTALQGIQASKGWFHCFQGGFQLKCVSLHGEAASADMEAAVKYLKTFKKIIRDKGYHPEQMFSMDETGLFWKKMPSETYLMKDKARASGFKAQKDRVILIMCGNAAAFMLKPGLIYKVANPRALKNMNKGLLAVFWMHNTKAWITKVLTDNWFIQSFTHQIRQYLNNLCIEFKVLLIMDNAGGHPVDLYYDGVQLEFLPVNTTSLLQSMDQGVICAFKALYTRNSLKYLVNAMDADSEFMLKEYWYKFTVATCLTVIN